The genomic window GGTCTGTGGCAGAAATGACTCTTCGTCTTAGAAACTTAAACGTCTTCACAGTGTTTCCAATGTAAATGCTTGATACATTCTGTAGATGAGATTCTGAATGAATCCAAAGACTAAGGACATTGGCTCCATCATCAGGGGCAGAGTCAACAGCACCCAAAAGCCATCTCACAAGGATTCCCATTCACAACACAAATAATTTCGTTGCACTCTCACAGGAAGAACAGATGAATGAGTCCTTTAACATTCGTAACGCTGTGAATTTAGGCAGGCTAAGTCCAGAGAAAACCAAGACACAAAATACAACGAACAAACTCCAGCTGATGCCTGAGGAAGCAAGATCTTTTATAGATGAAACTCCTTAAGTAGTGCTGAGCATCTAATCCCACTAGGAATCAGAATAAACCATCACAATGAGGAAAAAGGATGGAGAACCACCTTCCAACAATCTGGTGGGACTCGTGTTTAACACACACCGAGGACATGTTtgcaaaaacctaaataaatagaaaatgatccTAAGGATGATTTCAATGCTCAAGTGGCTTAAGTGAGGTCCCTTGAAACATTTAATCTGTGTACTTAATCACCCACCTTCAGAGAGCCATCTAATCGGCCAGACAAATTGAGCGGGATACATATTTTGAGTGCTCCTTAGAAGCTTTTAAGGAAAACACTGACAAGCTAGTGTCCACACTGAAATAAATAAGGAATCTGCTGAAATAGTGACAAAAACTGTGCTCAAAAAGATGAACTTCTGTGGAAGTACTTTCTACTGCCCCAGCATCTTTTTTATACGTGAAATGGAATGACTGGAAATGAGGCATTAAAGTCAAACCCTCTGTCAGAGAACAAGAATTCTTGTCTCCCcaaaggtccttctagctggatgAGAAATCCAATGGACATGAGACAGAttgacaggagaaaatcaaatttaatacaCATATGTACAGGAAATCCACACAAACATGGAAAATCCAAAGACTGTCTTGCAAGATGAGGTCCAAATATTATGGTGAACTAAGGAAAAAGGGGTAGGGGCCTGAGGCTTCAGAGGAAAGCAATGCACTTCACAGGGCATTCAGAAGAGCACATACTgggtaattagatgtttgtccCACCTTACAGATGGGTCACTGAGGTAACTTTGGCTCTGTTAATAACTCTTTTTCTGGGAAGACTCCCCAATTTAGACTCTTCTGGGTGGTTAAGGGGGAAAAGCTTCTCCTGAACCAGCAGGTTCTCAAGTACCTTCATGTCAAAGTATCTGCATGACAAAGTGGCCATCCTGGGGGTGAGGGGACTGGAAAGGCTGTCCTAAACCCCTTCCATTCCCCCATATGAAACTTCCCTGGAAGCTGCACATATTAAAATTGGCCTACATTGTTTCGCGTCACTCATCTAGCATTTTAGTCCTGACGATAGATCTGTTTAGTCAAACTCGTTTTAGGAAGCCACAATGAAGGTGCCTTTTCAAAGTCAGCCCTGTGGTTCATGTAATGTTATTCAATGCGCCATTTCTATGAAAACCAAAGAAGACAACCATGCTTCATGATGACATCAACTCTTAAGCCAGTTCCTGAATTCTCAGGGTAGCCAGAGGCACAGATGTCTAGATGTCAGACTTGAATCATCTTCAGATACAGTGAGGGCAAGTAGGAGCAACCCGAAGGATCTTCCTGGTTTATAGTTCGAATGCCTCTGGTAATCTTTTCAGTGGCCCATACAGCCACAGCACAAAGATTCTCTATACATGAGCTATTATGACGATTTCTTTCCATCAAGTACTTATCTGAAGTTTCCAGAGCTTCAGGACAGAAGGCAGTTTTGTTCTCAAATGATTCGAAGACAGAAAGGTAggagaaaattcaaaatgttaCTTTAGGGGGGTGGTGGGCGCATGGGTGTCCGAGTCCATTAAACGcccgaatcttgattttggcttgagtCATCACTGCACAGTTGCTGGGATTGAGCCAGCTTTGGGCTTTGCCCTGACGGACagcagggagactgcttgggattctccctcttgctctctttctgcccctccctcacttgtgcgccctttctctctctctctctctctctctctctctctctctctctctcaaattcaaCACCGATTTAATAAAAACGTTCTTCTCAGGATTTGTAGCCAGGCATTGGAGGACACAAGAAGAAATTAGGATCTGGTACAATTTATGATTAATATTATTAAAGTCTAAATCTACAAAGATATGttattgaaacatttttgtcTATAATCATCCTCAGTTTACCAAGTAGAGCCAAATTAACAGTAATGGGATTGCAAACTCAgtgtatttggagaaaaaaaaatcgaCCTCCTTATTTACATAAGTGCAATCACAATAGAGGTTTGACTGAAAGACTCTTTAAAACAAGCTTTGCTGGAATTTTTCATAAGATGTCACTAGATTAAACTTTTAATAGCCTCTCAAGGGCAGAGAtgaagccaaatacttgccatcaggtGTTGCCTGCAACACTTATagttttgggtgaattcctataTTCTTGAGGTCTCCAAAACATCAAAGATTATTGAATCTATTAGGGAATAAAGTTCTTGATTCACCTAGGAAGGCTTCCAGGGACTCTGTAAGCAAGGAATCATGCTCATACTTCCAAGGGGGCTTGATTGGGTCCATGAAGTCCATCAGAGATCCTTATAGCTGTCTCCTCATTTCTGAATTGATTTCGGTCTTTCTCAGCTATGACATTCTAGTCAAAGTCTTGGTTACCTAACAGTGTTTCCAACTGTGTCTTGTCATACGGAGGAAAGATTCTTATTGATATTATGCAAACACATGTATTGGAATAAACATATAAGAATAGGCACCGAGAGTTTCTGAGATCTGGAAGAACCAGGTAGGGAGAAAAGATTAATGTTTCCATTCGTTTACCAAGTTATATTCTGTGCACTTGCTGAAGTCAGTTAACCTACGAGGAAAAGGTTCCTCAATCAGTAAACAACAAAACACTTCCCAGAGGTTTTTCTTTAActtccaggtagttaacatacagtgtaacattagtttcctGTGGACAATATACTGACTCAATaattccatagaacacccaggtCTCAACTCACAAGGGACCTCATTattccccatcacttatttaacccatctgcCTACCCAtctccactctggtaaccatcagtttgctctctatagttaagtgtctttttcttggttagcttctcccttttgttatttttctttccctttgctcacttgttttgtttcttgatttccacatatgagtgaaatcatatgggatttgtctttctctgactcttttcacttagcctaacactctctAACACCACCCATTCATACAAAAGGGaagatttcaggggtgcctgggtggctcagttggttgagcttctgacttcagctcaggtcatggtttcgcacttcatgagttcgagccccgtgttgggctctgtgctaacaaacagctcagagcctggaacttgctttggattgtgtctctctctctccccctcccctactcatattctctgtctctcaaaaataaataagtgttaaaaaatggcaaggtttcatacCTTTTTATGCCCACtaacattcacatacacaccaatacttctttattcattcaggaGTCAGTGAACACTTGTGCTGGACTGTTGGAATCAGAAAAGCTCACTGCCTGTCACTGTTGAACTGGTGCTCCAACAAATCTGGGCCATGGACAGAGGAAGAGTACAGGACTATACTCATCTTGAGGCTGACTGATGACAGGAATATCCCTCACAACAATGAATTGTCTTTCCTGAAAGGTCACCCATCTACATTGGATCTCACTTTCACGGGAGTTATATCTTGAGATATTAGTGCTTGAACAACCACAGCACACATCCTGCTGATCCCATTACAGTGTCCAGAAGTCTTCTTCATCTCCAAAACCTACTCTGCCATGTGACATTTTAAGGCTATGCCCAAAACGTTTGCATCATCTAATACCCCTCCTCCATCCACTGCCTCTGATCTACACCTAGGCAAACTAGTAATCATTGTCATCTGACAGCTTCTGGGcctcagtaagagaaaggaattcAGTGTCATCATGAAGAATCACAAAGGAGGACATCCCCAATCTTCAGAAACCCAGAATATTTGCCAATTCCTTATCTCCATGACACTTATTCATCCGATGACATCACCAAGAGCTGCCTAGGACCCTGGGTGACTAAAGGGAGCCACCTCCAGGTATTTCCCTGCATTAGAAAGAGtccttcatattttattttcataaggctTATCTTTCTCTCTGAGGATGATGGCTTCATCATGTTTTACTTATATTCCCACCCATCATCCCCGCGCTACAGGTCTGAATACCCACGGTCTTACATCTCTCATCTCAACTAAGCAGCTAGTGAGGACACTCTCACCACAACACAGGCACAGAAGAATGTTTGTGATGTCTACAAATCTGGCACCAAAGATGAACAAACACAGCAGTGGAGATATGGAGACAACTGGGAAATAAAACAAGTAGAAGTTATGTTTCTATATGCATTCTCAGTTGTGCAACCTGGGACAGGTGTTTCCTCCACACGCAGAATCCACTATGCTAATTTTTTACCTTGTATATTTTCTATGTCTCATCTGGGGCTACATTATCACTACTATTGGAATTTGTTTCTCCTACTTATGGGGTATCTATTACACACCCAGTACTAGCATATGTGCATGTTTGCTTCATATGCACATGAAAACAACACCCACCCCCCAATGACTGGCAGCTAGCTGTCTTAGCTGCCATGATGGCATGCTTTAGAGCCCCGGCTAAGTCCAGATTTTGCCAAACTAAAGCAGGTTTAAGCATGCTTTGTGCCTTCTGTAGGGGACACAGAGGGGAAAGCACTGGGAGAAAGCAGACCCGGTTGGTCACAGGGGCAGATTAAAACTGTCTTATCAAAAGTTACATTATCTTGTGAGTCTGTAGGGTGTTGTCTAGGGAATGTACTAGTGAGAGGGGCTGGTGTCAGTCAAGACCCTGTAAAACTCctggctaggggcacctggatgcctcagcaggttaagcatgtggctcttgatcccACAGTTAATGGGTCTGAAGCTtgtgtctggctgtgtgctgacagcagagttgcttgggattctctccccactacttcgcccctcccatgcttatgctctgtctcagaataaataaacttaaaaacaaatggacTGGCTGTGCAAAATGAATGCCAAATAGCGTTTCACGGGGGACCTTAGATAAAAGGTCAGCAGTACCCCTCTAGACTCCATAATATATCCATAATAATATCACAGTATTCACAAGGAGGAGAAAATGGTATCACGgataaatgagaggaaaaataatggcACATTATGTAAATCCTAAGGCCGCGGAGAAAACGGATTACTGGGTATGTTATGCCGTTGTGTTAGGAAAAGAGTTATAGATTCCATCAGTTACCTACAGCCTTAAATACAAGAGGATGTGGTAACATTGCTGGTTGGATCACACTTCATTCATTACACATCCATgttaacacattaaaaacaattatgttttattaattaaaatatattaagttcaCACAGACCAATTTATGCCTTTCAAATCCACTCGACTCAACAAATCGTTCAAAATATAGAATACAAGTGGTAAAAAAGCATTCATGTGTTGGCACAATGACATGGGAGTAGTGATTTCCATAAATATCAGGCAGGACGTAATTGTTGAGAGATGTGGATGTACAATTTATGCCATTTGGGGGAACAGTTAGCTAGGCTCTGGCTGCCATCTGTGAAGATGTCTTCAATGCAGCCACATCAACTCATGTGCTCTGACTATTGCTGTTATAAAGATCTATCAGTGCACTGGACTGCCACCTCTTTTGCCTTTAAGACCTTAAtgtaaaacatttcctttctaaTATGCAGGAAGTGTTTAGAGTTAATAAATGGACAATGGTGTTCTCAACACCTGTCTCATGACAACTTACATCAGTGGTATAACCAAAAACAGCATCTCCATTTAGATTTGTTTCAGATGTTGTACATCATATTGTCCTTTATCTTCCATAGAAAATTTGATATGCCTGAGTCCTGCACAATGAAGAAGGGCATCTCATACCTTTGATGCAACAACAGTCAGCTACATGGTTTCACACACCCActaggaataaatgaataatatgtaATGATTTGAGAGTAGAAATACATGAATATTTGCTAGTCACAAAACCCAAAGAGGGTcaatgtaagtaaaaaaaaaaaaaaacaaggcacaaTTTGAAATTAATTATACCTATGCAAAAACCGATCCACTAGATCTTTAGGACCTGAATAGCATATATGTTTTCTAAGTGTCTAACTCTGTATTATTCGTTATAAGTATTTTGAAGCAATGTCTGAATGAAATGACTGATATACTCCTTTCTACCTGATTTCTGTAACATGATTCACATTTGATGTTCAATGAAATACTTTTGTAAATCTACCTTTCCAGTTACTTTCTTATATGCAGTCTCTTGTGTTTCCTAAAGCGTATATTTAAAATGAGGGTCTTTGTTCACTCATTACATTTCTAGGGTTTGCATCTAGGGTGTCTTTTGTGATATCGAACAAAAGTTGAGTTCCAGGTAAAGGTGTGGCCACTTTCCATTTCACACTTTGGCTCCTATGTGATAACTAGAATGTGGAGTAAGTTGTGACTTGCAGGGAGAGCTTgcacattctttacatttgtatGGTTACTCTCCAATAGGAATTTTCTGATGTCCCGTAAGGGCTGGGCACCACTTACAGGCACTGATTTACATTCTTTTTACATTAtcaggtttctctccagtgtgaattctgTGATGTCGAGTAAGGATTGAGGGCTGGGTAAAGGacttgccacattctttacattggtaaggtttctctccagtatgaattctgagATGTTGAATAAGGTTTGAGCGCCTggtaaaggccttgccacattccttacattgGTGAGGTTTCTCTCCACTATGAATTCTGTTATGTCGAGTGAGGTCTGAGGGTCCtttaaaggccttgccacattccttacatttgtaaggtttctctccagtatgaattctgagATGGCGAATAAGAATTGAGTGCCTGGTAAAGACCTTGCCACATTGACATATGTCAAGTCTTTCTCTGATATGGATTTGCCCATGTCTATTTAGTGATGAGCAGTCCTTAAAGGCTTTACCACATTCcctacatttgtaaggtttctcccCAGTATGAATTCTGAGATGTCCAGTAAGTTTTGAATGCTGactaaaggccttgccacattctttacatcggtaaggtttctctccactaTGAATTCTGAGGTGTTCAATAAGGTTTGAATGAAAGCtaaaggctttgccacattctttacattggtaaggtttctctccagtatgaattctgtggTGTTGAGTGAGGTGTGAGTGCTGGccaaaggccttgccacattcactacattggtaaggtttctctccagtatgaattctatGATGTTGAATAAGGTGTGAGCGCCAGCTAAAGGCCTTATCACAATCTTTACATTGGTAAgatttctctccagtatgaattctgagATGTCGAATAAGGTTTGAGTACGTggtaaaggccttgccacattccttacatttgtaagatttctctccagtatgaattctgaaATGTCCAGTAAGTTTTGAATGCTGactaaaggccttgccacattctttacattggtgaggtttctctccagtgtgaattctgTGATGGTGAATAAGGACTGAGTGGTAgctaaaggccttgccacattctttacattggtaaggtttctctccactaTGAATTCTGAGATGTTCAATAAGGTTTGAATGAAAGCtaaaggctttgccacattctttacattggtaaggtttctctccagtatgaattctgtggTGTTGAGTGAGGTGTGAGTGCTGGccaaaggccttgccacattcactacattggtaaggtttctctccagtatgaattctatGATGTTGAACAAGGTGTGAGTGCCGGCTAAAGGCCTTATCACAAtctttacattggtaaggtttctccccagtgtgaaTTCTGAGATGTCGAGTAAGGTTTGAGTGCTTGCTAAAGGCCTTATCACAAtctttacattggtaaggtttctccccagtgtgaaTTCTGAGATGTCGAGTAAGGTTTGAGCGCTGGCtaaaggctttgccacattctttacattggtaaggGGTCTCTCCAGTATGGATGCTCTGATGTCTAAGAAGGTAGGGGTGCCTGCTAAAGTCTTTGCCACATTGCCGATATTTGTCAAGTCCCTCTTTGATGTGGATTTGCCTGTGTCTATTTAGTGATGAGCAGTCCTTAAAGGTTTTACCACATTCTTCACATTTGTACAATTTCTCTCCAGCATGCATTCGTTGATGTTGAGATAGTGCCGAGTGCCAATGAAAGACTATGCCACAGTCCTTACAAGTGTACCTTTTCTCTCCAGGACCAATTGTCTTATGTGCATTTAGTCTTTGTGACTGACTCAACACACTTCCAGATTTATTACACGTGTATGTGTTTTTTCCCACACAAATTGTTTGATGATCACCAACACTGGAGGACTCCTTCAGATCTTTCCCACAGGTATTATAAGGATTTTCTCTCATATGCATACTCTTCTGTATAATATGTTTAGATCTTTGAGGCAAAACTTCTTCACCTTTATCACATTCAAAATGGTTGTCTGGCAAATGAGTACTCAGATATTTGTTAACATTTGAGCCCTGGTTAAATGTTTTCTCAGATTCACTGCAAGGAGCAATTCTATGCCCATTGAAAATATTCTCGTAGTTGTGTAGGGTTGACTCCTTTCTGACATGCCCCTCAAATTGACACCTCGTTAcactttcatcttcatttttaaatctatgatTTCCAGAAGCAGTTGTCTGAAAGGTCAATCCAAtcctattttcaaattggttCAAATACTTATTTTCCACCTGAATGAGGTAACTTTCCagattttccaagttttctttcgacaaataaatatgtttgaaTCTTTGACTTGAGTTTTTGGTGACAGAAACACACTGCTTTGTAGAAGTAGCTAACTTAAAAGGGGAGGGTTTACAAAATGCTTTATATCCTTCACCATATGGGGCAGTGAGATTCTTCTCATGGGCAGATGTCTCCATTTGGAAATGTCCGTCATGATATGTTTGATGCCCTTCATTCTCCCCATCGTTGTCCCAGTCTATCATTAAGTGTAAATTCTCATGGGTACTATGTTCACCCATTGACACTTTTTGGAGACAAGGTTCTAAGCACGGCTTTGGCGGGACATTCTGGGTGCATTGTGAAGATACAGCTGAAAGATATCaaataacagaaaagtaaaatcatCCTACTTATTACTCTCAGATGAATATACTGAAGACTTCTATTGTGCAACCTTAGAATCAATCAGAAAATGTTGGTCAAATGTTTGAGAATGAATCATCAGGACTTCATTCCTCCATGGACACATAAACTTGCACACAACACACTGACCATATAGCCTAATAGGTAATTCTGTAGTATTGTCATGTTATCATACAAATCATTTTCCTATACCTCAAATGATCAGGAAAAGTACCACATGAGGCCAAAATTACCACAGAAGGAAACTTAAACATAAAACTGAAATCAACAAAATAGCATACAGTAAAACTAAGACCAGAAACTAAGTAAAACTAAGACCAAAACTAACTCCAAACAAGGAAAAGTGCTATGTCCGATAAATTCAGTGGATCATTCAAACAAGCATTTCatgagaaagtattttaaatctCCTCGAGTATTTCCAAGGAGTGAAGAtaagggaaaatatgaaaatactctCTGTGGTACCAGCATTACCAGGTTACCAAATGAAAGGAATAACCACTGTAAAGAAGGCTACAAActcctaaaaaaaattatctctgttcacagatgacacgaTCTATAGAAAGCCCTAAAggatccttatttttattttgtattattttggtcATTGCTTGAATTATTTCTGCTAGGTTTTCTActgctttcaagttttctattttttaatgccaTAAATGCTTCAGTTAAGGAAAACATTGAAATTAACAACATTACAccaaaaggaactagaaaaggaagactgttagctgaaatttagtagaggaagaaattacaaagcaaaatctgaaattattttatttagaaggaaacatcagaaataaatgaaatagagaccagaataaaAAGGTAACATAACTTTGAAAGTAATGCCCAtgtaacaagaaaaataacaaaattggtaATGCTTCAACTACATATACAACGATATCCTAACAAATCAAATAACCTAGAAAAGAAATCCACTggggcccatgggtggctcagtcagttcattGTTCCCTTTTGGCTCAGGTTTTAATCTCAGGGATAgggagtctgagccctgcatcaggctctgtgctgacagctcagagcctggagcctgcttccaattttgtgtctcctgtctctgcacaccctgcccccagcttacactctgtctctctcagaaagaaacatgaaaaaaaaaaaaaaagacttccactTAATTCCTAAAAATGCACAAGTTACTATGATTGAATTATGAACCTTAAACCCAAGAAATCAAAAATCTTATACCTACAagaagaataaatgttgaaatcaaaataaaaaatctctcaGCACAGAAAAGCCAAAAATCACATGCGTTCATTGGTCAATTctaactaacatttaaaaaataataaagataatcttttcaaaatcCTACAAGTAGTGGAAGAGCAGGAACACATTCAAAACTATCCTGTGAGGCCAGCACTACTCTgacaccaagcaggataaacacagtagaagaacaaaaatgtctggtttgtctgatacaagtattgccaCTCTCACTTACTTTTGACATCTAGTTGTATGgtatgtgtttattcatttcctcattGTCATCCGGCAGGTATCTTTATGTCTAAATGAGTCCTTAGAGGCAGCatatagttttttggttttttgcttttaattattttgatactCCTGGATCTGGAGGTCTGTTTCCTTCCAGGATTATGGAAGGTTTCtgctaatatttcttgaaataaatgttcttcccccttttctctcccttttgcttctgagactcctatcatgcaaatattattacatttgatgaaGTCTCTGAGTTTCCCGAGTCAATACTGTTCCATAATTCTTCTCCCGTCTTTTGCTTAgagtcattatttttcttcatttttttcttcttctaggtGACAAAGTCATTTCTCTGGtacttccagcctgctgttcactgctaagcctgtttccaatctttttttcagtaaagaaaaaaaaacctgtttattttctgagagagatacagagagtgaaagaagaagagaggcagagagagagggagagaaaatccctaTCAGACTCCAGAGGCAGTCACTGCAGAGAACAAGTTGGGGCTCTATCTCccaaaccatgacatcataacctaagccaaaatcaagagttggatgcttaattcaATGacccacccaagtgtccctcaatCTTGTTCATTGCACTGTTCTTCTCTGTTTGATTCTTTTTAGCTGTTCTAGCTCCCTGGTAAGGTTCTCACTATTCTTTACTCAACCCAGAGAGTGTCTTATGAATGTTGCCTTCAATTCTCCATCAAGCATGTTACTTACAACCATTTCACTTAAATCTCTCTTCATGACTATATCTTGTTCTTTGACTTTGGATAATTTCTTCCaccttggcattttgtctaaggcCCTGCCTTCCTCTGTATGTTAGAAAAGACAGTTATGTCTCACATAGATCATTTAGTTCAGTGGCCTGCAGATGTTCTCCTTGATTGCTATGGACAGTGTAGGGTCCCTGGCCTGAACATGGTAAGTCATAGCTAGATGCACTGCAGTCTGCTTGTGAATTGAGACCTGACATCAACTCCACCAGAACTGAAGCCCTGCAGAACTGTTTGGTCGGTCAGGAAATGTGGAGTGGTCAGCAACTTGTGCAGGTCTCTTGGGGCAGGGACAGACCTTGCTGGGAATGAGGCAAGCTTGACAGAGAAGGGCAGTCCCAACAGAACATAGGGAGGTGGGAGCTTGGAGTAAGCAAGGCAGACATGTACGGTTTCTACTGAGCAACTTCcctcaggtggctctgtgtttaggctcaggggcaggggagagaaggggctcCAGCTAGGTCTTTAGTTCCTCTAGAGGCATCTCAGAGAATTTTGCCTGTTAGCGCGGTGCTTCTAGTGAAGTGAATAATCTCCCACCCTGTATGCTCCAGGCATTCTTCAGAGGACTTTGCCACATTGAGTGACCCAAGGTtgtttgtctgtcttctttccagAGGCAGCACAGTGCCCTCTtcgctctatcccagccaagcctaaTGATCTTTAAAACTCCAGCATTTAAGATAGGCTAGTTGCCAAAATTCATGAAATTCAGTCCTTCTAattttcccagccaatggctttggggaaatgttctccttaTGCATTCCTGTGTGTGCTCCTGTCTCAGGTGATCTCCTTGACTGTGGCTCCCTACCCTCTGCAGCACTACAATCCTTTTCTCCCTAAACCATGTCTTTAAGCTTTCTACCATCTTGAGTGTGTGTGGCCTCTCCTCTACCTTAAGATGGGGACTTTGTTCTGTCAGTGTTCAGGCACATATCTGAGATTTTTGGAATGATTTGTCAGTTATCCAGTCGTGTTTATGAGATGTGAGGAGCCTAGGGTCCTGCTACTCCactgccattttcctcccctctgAAGAATCCCTATATATAAAACTCACACGCACTTTATAAATTTGGAGAATACAAATGCAACGCATAAAaatcagtggggcgcctgggtggctcagtcggttaaggggccgacttcagctcgggtcatgatctcgcggttcgtgagttcgagccccgcgtcaggctctgtgctgacagcttggagcctggaacctgt from Panthera tigris isolate Pti1 chromosome E2, P.tigris_Pti1_mat1.1, whole genome shotgun sequence includes these protein-coding regions:
- the LOC122234239 gene encoding zinc finger protein 345-like, which codes for MGEHSTHENLHLMIDWDNDGENEGHQTYHDGHFQMETSAHEKNLTAPYGEGYKAFCKPSPFKLATSTKQCVSVTKNSSQRFKHIYLSKENLENLESYLIQVENKYLNQFENRIGLTFQTTASGNHRFKNEDESVTRCQFEGHVRKESTLHNYENIFNGHRIAPCSESEKTFNQGSNVNKYLSTHLPDNHFECDKGEEVLPQRSKHIIQKSMHMRENPYNTCGKDLKESSSVGDHQTICVGKNTYTCNKSGSVLSQSQRLNAHKTIGPGEKRYTCKDCGIVFHWHSALSQHQRMHAGEKLYKCEECGKTFKDCSSLNRHRQIHIKEGLDKYRQCGKDFSRHPYLLRHQSIHTGETPYQCKECGKAFSQRSNLTRHLRIHTGEKPYQCKDCDKAFSKHSNLTRHLRIHTGEKPYQCKDCDKAFSRHSHLVQHHRIHTGEKPYQCSECGKAFGQHSHLTQHHRIHTGEKPYQCKECGKAFSFHSNLIEHLRIHSGEKPYQCKECGKAFSYHSVLIHHHRIHTGEKPHQCKECGKAFSQHSKLTGHFRIHTGEKSYKCKECGKAFTTYSNLIRHLRIHTGEKSYQCKDCDKAFSWRSHLIQHHRIHTGEKPYQCSECGKAFGQHSHLTQHHRIHTGEKPYQCKECGKAFSFHSNLIEHLRIHSGEKPYRCKECGKAFSQHSKLTGHLRIHTGEKPYKCRECGKAFKDCSSLNRHGIHTGEKPYKCKECGKAFKGPSDLTRHNRIHSGEKPHQCKECGKAFTRRSNLIQHLRIHTGEKPYQCKECGKSFTQPSILTRHHRIHTGEKPDNVKRM